The proteins below are encoded in one region of Streptomyces sp. NBC_00490:
- a CDS encoding TetR/AcrR family transcriptional regulator yields MGSVGSTKGRRERLRAETTAEIKRVALELMASGGPDAITLRAIAREMGMTANAIYGYFATRDDLVTTLINSVYTSLADAVETAWEATPAHDPAARIQAWARAFRDWALTNPEGFRLVYGDPVPGYRPPEGGAAPDAAHRVCTGITALAAAAWPKAELRYMDSGFEWSDFDPGLLDKVRPAFPELPPAAVALALRIWSHLHGLVSLEIYGHLQTQALNPEKLFREELTQLIRSLGITPRT; encoded by the coding sequence ATGGGAAGCGTGGGAAGCACCAAGGGGCGCCGCGAGCGGCTGCGCGCGGAGACGACTGCCGAGATCAAGAGGGTCGCGCTGGAGCTGATGGCCTCGGGCGGACCCGACGCGATCACGCTGCGGGCCATCGCTCGCGAGATGGGCATGACGGCCAACGCCATCTACGGGTACTTCGCCACCCGTGACGACCTGGTCACCACGCTGATCAACAGCGTCTACACCTCGCTGGCCGACGCGGTGGAAACCGCATGGGAGGCCACCCCCGCGCACGACCCGGCCGCCCGGATTCAGGCATGGGCCCGCGCCTTCAGGGACTGGGCGCTGACCAACCCGGAGGGATTCCGTCTCGTCTACGGCGATCCCGTGCCCGGCTACCGGCCCCCCGAGGGCGGTGCCGCCCCGGACGCCGCCCACCGCGTCTGCACCGGGATCACCGCTCTCGCGGCCGCTGCCTGGCCGAAGGCCGAACTCCGTTACATGGACAGCGGCTTCGAGTGGTCCGACTTCGACCCGGGCCTATTGGACAAGGTCCGCCCGGCCTTCCCCGAGCTGCCGCCGGCCGCCGTGGCCCTGGCCCTGCGCATCTGGAGCCATCTGCATGGCCTGGTGTCACTGGAGATCTACGGCCACCTGCAGACGCAGGCCCTCAACCCGGAGAAACTGTTCCGCGAAGAACTGACCCAGCTCATCCGCTCCTTGGGCATCACGCCGCGAACGTAA